The sequence TTAAGTATTTTAAAGTCTTTGATATAAAGGGATTGTCGCCCTGTTACTCATGATAGGATCATTAATATTTGGGACATTTCATGATAACTATTTTTATAAGCAGTTATTAATAGATTTGTAAATATTTTGTTGGAAAGTTATTTTATATGATTGATTAGTATATTGCTTTAAAATGGTAAAAGAGACCTTTAAGTTTGTTAAGTTTATTAAGTATGTTTATAATATATATTCTACATATAGTATAAATCCCCTTTTTTTAAATCCAAAAAAAGGGAAAAAATGATATATCTGGTCCTAAAATGTTTTAATAACCTAACTTTTACAGTCATTTTATAAATATATATTTGTCCATATGTTTAAATATGATATCTTTTAAAAAAGAAAAAGCGATAGTATAAAACCATCGCTTTTAATATTCTATCCCCAATCTTGCCCTTATTCCTTTATCCATATAATGTTTGATAGGGACCATCTCTGTGATGAGATCAGCCATATCCCCAACCTTTTCAGGTACGCTGCGTCCCGTCAATATCAGCTCTACTTTATCGTTTTTATTTTCAATGATTCGGCACACCTGGCTTTCGTTAAAAAAACCTGCGTGAATGGCACCCATTATCTCGTCAAGTATTATTATGTCATATCGACTGCTGGCAACTATCTCTAATATTTCACCATATACAGTCCCCAGTCTCCTGCTTATCTCTAATCTCTGCTCTTGTTCCATCTGCCACACAAACTTATCTGTCTGCCCTATCCTTTTTATTTCAAAATTAGGATATAACTTTTGAGCAGCCACCAATTCGCCTGAAGGAGTACCCTTTAAAAACTGATACATCAGGACTTTAAGACCATTCCCTACAGCACGCATTGCAAGTCCTAAAGCAGCTGTAGTCTTACCTTTACCATCTCCTGTATAAATTTGAACATATCCCTTCTCCATAGGCAAAATTATAACCTCACCTCTTATATTATATCTACAACCATAACATGAGATCATCACTGATAAAGATGTACCAGCTCTGAATGGAGGCTGAACATCCATTTATCCCATTTGAATATACGATATCTAAAATCTATACAACGCAAATAAGGCGATTCTATCAATACCTGCTTATGAACCCATTTCCACCTGATACCCTACCTGTTTAACAGCACTTATCACTTCATCCTCTGATACATCTCCTGTTACCGCTACGACTTTGTTTTCTACATCTATATCTATATCTTGCACCTCACTTATTTTTTCAAGAGATTCTCTTATTGTTTTTGCACAGTGCTGACAACTCATATCAGGAACTTTAAAAATATGCTGCTGTTTCATTCCTTTATCCCTCCTATCCAGTATTTCCGGCTTAAATCTCTTCAACCTCAACGAATTACTTACAACCGAGACAGAACTAAAGGCCATTGCAGCCCCTGCTATCATGGGATTTAGCCTTCCCATAGCCGCTATCGGTATGCCGATTATATTGTATATGAATGCCCAAAACAAATTCTGTTTTATAACTCTCATGGTAGACCTGCTGAGTTTTATAGCGGTCACAAGATCTAGAAGATCTCCATGCATCAATACAATATCAGCGGTTTCCACCGCCACATCTGCCCCTGCCCCTATGGCCACCGCTGTATCAGCAGAAGCTAGAGCCGGTGCATCATTTATACCATCCCCCACCATACCGACTACCCGACCTTTATCCTTAAGCTCTATCACCTGTTCAGCTTTGTTATCAGGAAGAACTTCCGCTAATACATTACTTATGCCGGTTTGTTGGGCTATAGCATGTGCAGTTCTTCGATTGTCCCCTGTTATCATATATACTTCTATATCCATATCTTTAAGCAGTTCCACCGCTTTGCTAGAAGACTCTCTTATAGTATCCTGCACCCCAATCACTCCCATAGCATCACCGTCTGCAGCTATCACCATTATTGTTTTACCCTGAGCTTGTAGGGATTCTACATTATCAACTACTTGGGATACATCCACACCTTCCCCTTCAATGAATCTTTTGCTACCTACTAGAATGGTTTTACCTTCTATTATGGCACGTATTCCGTAACCAGGTACCGCCTCAAATTGTTCAGCATCTCGGATTTCTATCCCCTTTTGCTGTGCGCTTTTAACTATAGCCTCCCCTATAGGGTGTTCAGAAACCTTTTCAGCGGCTGCCGCCCAGCTTAATACCTCTATCTGTTGGTACCCATCCAAAGGAATCACATCTGTAACCTGAAGTTCACCTTTTGTTATAGTGCCTGTCTTATCCAGCACAATAGTGTCCACTCTATGTGCCCTCTCAAGATGTTCCCCTCCTTTTATCAGAATGCCCTGCTCGGCTCCTTTTCCGGTACCCACCATTATCGCTGTTGGGGTAGCAAGACCTAAAGCGCAAGGACAGGCCACAACTAGAACAGCTACAGCAGAGAGCAATCCAGATGTAAAGTCCCTAAAAAACACAGTCCATATGATAAAAGTTATGACGGCTATCGCCACTACAATAGGTACAAATATGCCTGATATACTATCCGCCAATCTCTGTATAGGTGCCTTAGTTCCCTGGGCTGTCTCCACCATCCTTATTATACTTGCCAGTACCGTATCTCTTCCTATTTTTTCAGCTCTGAACTTAAAGGAACCATGTCTGTTAACGGTAGCACCTGTCACCTCATCACCTTTCTCTTTATCCACAGGTATACTCTCACCTGTGAGCATAGATTCATCTACACTGGAATATCCTTCCACTATCACACCATCCACCGGTATCCTTTCCCCCGGTCGGACAACGATAATATCCCCTATTTCTACCTCCTCTATAGGCACTATCACTTGCTTTCCTTCCCTGACTACAGTTGCAGTATCAGGCTGAAGCTGCATAAGTTTTTGTATGGCCTCGCTGGTCTTACCTTTAGCTATTGCTTCAAGGTATTTACCCAGCAATATAAGGGTTATAAGCACTGCCGAAGTCTCAAAATAATAGTGGTTATCACCTATAATCAGATTATAAATACTGTAAAAATAAGCTGCGCTGGTACCCATAGCCACCAATACATCCATATTTGCGCTTCCACCCTTTAGCGACTTATAAGCCCCTTTATAAAACCGGTACCCTATGATAAATTGTACAGGTGTTGAAACTGCCAATTGAAAATAACCGTTTGCTAAAAAGGTATTTTCCTTACCTGCCATCCCTACTATCATTCCTAACAACAGCGGAAATGATAGAACTATGGATATAACCAACAAAATTCTCAACTTATCTATCTCGCTTTTCCCGGTATCTTGTTCCTTTAAAATATCCTGATCCTTTAACTTAGCATCATATCCTACATCCCTTATCTTGTTTATTATCCTATCAACGTCCAATTTATCCTTATCATACTCTACAACCGCAACAGCTGCTGCAAAGTTTATTGACGCATTATTCACCCCATCCGTTGCATTTAAAGCCTTTTCTATGCTAGCAGCACAAGCAGCACAGCTCATCCCTGAGACTTTTAGTATAACTTTGTCTTCAGCCAATTAAATATCACTCCTTGCAGTGTGAACAGTAAATCTATCTCACATTATTATACTATATAAATAACTTACCCACATCAATCATTATCAAAACTTGAATATTTTCTCTTAAGAGTTTAATTATCCATAAAAAACAACAATATATGCTCTATTATTACTTTTTTAGTATATAATAATTATGAATAAAAATATACAGGGAGAGAGATATAGTATGACCGACAGCACGACTGATAATATGATTGACAATATAATCAATTTTATAAAAGCCTTTTTTGATAAGTATTGTTTTAATGGTGCAATAATAGGTATAAGTGGAGGTGTAGATTCTGCAGTAGCAGGTAAATTGGTAGTGGATGCCATAGGAAAAGAGAAAGTATTGGGTGTTCTTCTTCCTGAACGGGATTCTTCCCCCGACACTCTGCAAGATTCGATACTGGTATGTGATTTTTTAGGTATAGATTATAAAGTTATTAATATCACCGGATTGTTGAGGAAGGCGGGAGTTTACAGCCTAAAACCTCCTGCATTTATATTCCCTAAAAAAGTTCAGAAAAATTATGCCAGAAACATATGGAAGTCTCAAGGTGAAGACTCATATATTAAGGATTTAACTACCACCGGTGATAAGGACTTCTTGGTGGATCTGGCTTATTATAGGATGAAAAACAGGATAAGAATGTGTATGCTTTACTTTGAAGCGGAAAAAAGAGGATATGCTGTAGTAGGTGCTACAAATAAGACAGAATATAGGGTAGGATACTATGTAAAATGGGGTGATGCAGCATCTGATATAGAGCCTATACTGCATTTATATAAAACAGAAGTATATCAGCTGGCAGAAAAGCTCCACATCCCTAAAAAGATTATCGACAAAAAACCAAGTCCTGATGTAGCCCCAGGAATAACTGATGAATTTTCTCTAGGAATAAGCTATCAGGATATCGATAGGATATTGATGAAGATAGAAAATGGATATCCCGTGTGTGACGAAAGCCAGCAAAAAGTTAAAAAAATATATGATATATTGACACATGTAAAATATAGAAGGGTATCAGGGGAACATATATGAAAGATATAGAAGAAAAAAACCAAAACAACATATCCTACGCTTTTGATATATGCTGTCATCTATTGCCCCTTTTACAATCAGACTTTAAGCGAAAGGATGATTGTCGAAGAGTATTAGCGGCATTGTATGCCCTCACCGACTTCAATGCTATTGTATTGAGAAGTGATAAAAAGATAATTACACATTTCGGCGATACAAATGTTTTATCTTCTCCGAACATGAGCTATCCTTCTATCCGAACTGTATTATCCGGACAAATAAACACACAGCTGGAACTGATTTTTTATAAAAAGATAGGACAAAGCATAACTGATGATGAAAAGCAATTAACCGCCGGGATAGCAAAATTTATAGAATCACATCTGAAAGCAAATATGGACAATTATCAGTCAATGTTGAGAGCAAAAACAGAGCTCAAAACATTACAGGCGCAAATAAATCCGCATTTTTTATTTAATGCACTAAATACAATATCTTCATTATGCAGAACTGAACCTCTCAAAGCTCGCAGGTTGATTTTGCATCTTGCAAGTTATCTACGTTCGACTATAAGGACTTCTCCAGACCTGGTGGACATCCATAAGGAATTGGATAGCATCTCTAGCTATATGGAGATTGAAAAAGCAAGATTTGGGGATAATTTTAAAGTAGAAATAGATGTGGATAAGAATATAAGAATGCCTATACCTCCATTTACAATACAGCCTATAGTTGAAAACTCTATAAAGCATGGATTGGTAGACAAAAAAGATGGATTGATAAAAATATCCGTAAAAAAACAAAATAATTTTTTTAAAATTATAATATCGGATAATGGATGTGGAATGCCTGAACAAGAAATACAAAAAGTGTTGAAAAACAATCAATCGCAAGATAAGATAGGGTTGTCCAATGTTAACAACCGACTCAAGGAAATATACGGCATACAATACGGGCTTGATATACAATCTGAAATTGATAAAGGCACATCAGTCATAATCAAAATCCCTATACGTAAAAGGAGGAAAGCAGATGCCGTTAAGAGTAGTTATAGTGGATGATGAAAAACACGCAGTACAAGAATTAAAATATCTGATCCAACAATACAGCGATTTTGAAATATGTGGCGTAGCATATAATGCAGAGGATTGTTTGAATGTCATAGCTAGCGAACGTCCTGATGTGGCTTTTTTAGATATTCATTTAGGTAGTAAAAATGGCATAGATCTTGCGAATGAAATAAAAAAAATATATAAAGATATCCAC is a genomic window of Clostridia bacterium containing:
- a CDS encoding cob(I)yrinic acid a,c-diamide adenosyltransferase; amino-acid sequence: MDVQPPFRAGTSLSVMISCYGCRYNIRGEVIILPMEKGYVQIYTGDGKGKTTAALGLAMRAVGNGLKVLMYQFLKGTPSGELVAAQKLYPNFEIKRIGQTDKFVWQMEQEQRLEISRRLGTVYGEILEIVASSRYDIIILDEIMGAIHAGFFNESQVCRIIENKNDKVELILTGRSVPEKVGDMADLITEMVPIKHYMDKGIRARLGIEY
- a CDS encoding heavy metal translocating P-type ATPase — translated: MAEDKVILKVSGMSCAACAASIEKALNATDGVNNASINFAAAVAVVEYDKDKLDVDRIINKIRDVGYDAKLKDQDILKEQDTGKSEIDKLRILLVISIVLSFPLLLGMIVGMAGKENTFLANGYFQLAVSTPVQFIIGYRFYKGAYKSLKGGSANMDVLVAMGTSAAYFYSIYNLIIGDNHYYFETSAVLITLILLGKYLEAIAKGKTSEAIQKLMQLQPDTATVVREGKQVIVPIEEVEIGDIIVVRPGERIPVDGVIVEGYSSVDESMLTGESIPVDKEKGDEVTGATVNRHGSFKFRAEKIGRDTVLASIIRMVETAQGTKAPIQRLADSISGIFVPIVVAIAVITFIIWTVFFRDFTSGLLSAVAVLVVACPCALGLATPTAIMVGTGKGAEQGILIKGGEHLERAHRVDTIVLDKTGTITKGELQVTDVIPLDGYQQIEVLSWAAAAEKVSEHPIGEAIVKSAQQKGIEIRDAEQFEAVPGYGIRAIIEGKTILVGSKRFIEGEGVDVSQVVDNVESLQAQGKTIMVIAADGDAMGVIGVQDTIRESSSKAVELLKDMDIEVYMITGDNRRTAHAIAQQTGISNVLAEVLPDNKAEQVIELKDKGRVVGMVGDGINDAPALASADTAVAIGAGADVAVETADIVLMHGDLLDLVTAIKLSRSTMRVIKQNLFWAFIYNIIGIPIAAMGRLNPMIAGAAMAFSSVSVVSNSLRLKRFKPEILDRRDKGMKQQHIFKVPDMSCQHCAKTIRESLEKISEVQDIDIDVENKVVAVTGDVSEDEVISAVKQVGYQVEMGS
- the nadE gene encoding NAD(+) synthase, whose protein sequence is MTDSTTDNMIDNIINFIKAFFDKYCFNGAIIGISGGVDSAVAGKLVVDAIGKEKVLGVLLPERDSSPDTLQDSILVCDFLGIDYKVINITGLLRKAGVYSLKPPAFIFPKKVQKNYARNIWKSQGEDSYIKDLTTTGDKDFLVDLAYYRMKNRIRMCMLYFEAEKRGYAVVGATNKTEYRVGYYVKWGDAASDIEPILHLYKTEVYQLAEKLHIPKKIIDKKPSPDVAPGITDEFSLGISYQDIDRILMKIENGYPVCDESQQKVKKIYDILTHVKYRRVSGEHI
- a CDS encoding histidine kinase, with amino-acid sequence MKDIEEKNQNNISYAFDICCHLLPLLQSDFKRKDDCRRVLAALYALTDFNAIVLRSDKKIITHFGDTNVLSSPNMSYPSIRTVLSGQINTQLELIFYKKIGQSITDDEKQLTAGIAKFIESHLKANMDNYQSMLRAKTELKTLQAQINPHFLFNALNTISSLCRTEPLKARRLILHLASYLRSTIRTSPDLVDIHKELDSISSYMEIEKARFGDNFKVEIDVDKNIRMPIPPFTIQPIVENSIKHGLVDKKDGLIKISVKKQNNFFKIIISDNGCGMPEQEIQKVLKNNQSQDKIGLSNVNNRLKEIYGIQYGLDIQSEIDKGTSVIIKIPIRKRRKADAVKSSYSG